Proteins from a single region of Scleropages formosus chromosome 24, fSclFor1.1, whole genome shotgun sequence:
- the LOC108936487 gene encoding interleukin-10-like: MRALLLTCATLLAAAVGHRTERSGSAARCLQHCIPDEILGQLFLMAHRSRSSLPKDDNKHTKLLPNFSRSLRKPTGIRVIKEMLHFYFYDVFSYESLEISNQEKILTSLSRMKEDVSYCLGLYPSKLSSKDKNLIRIMKATFTKMRTAGVYKAIGEFKTLLIWMDTYMHIKNNRKKQEKQPGAPTSATEVTSLM, from the exons ATGCGCGCGCTGCTCCTCACGTGCGCGACCCTCCTGGCGGCGGCAGTCGGTCACAGGACCGAGAGAAGCGGATCCGCCGCCAGATGCCTCCAACACTGCATCCCCGACGAGATCTTGGGGCAGTTATTCCTCATGGCCCATCGCTCCAGAAGCTCGCTTCCA AAGGATgataataaacacacaaaactcCTACCGAACTTCTCACGGTCTCTGAGG AAACCAACCGGAATAAGAGTTATAAAGGAGATGCTGCATTTCTACTTCTATGATGTCTTCAGCTATGAGTCCCTGGAAATCAGCAACCAGGAGAAGATACTGACTTCCCTCTCCCGGATGAAAGAAGATGTGAGCTACTGT ctgGGATTGTACCCCAGTAAACTGTCCTCCAAAGACAAAAACCTCATTCGAATAATGAAAGCCACATTTACTAAG ATGAGGACTGCAGGAGTGTACAAGGCCATAGGAGAGTTCAAGACTTTGCTAATCTGGATGGACACCTACATGCACAtcaaaaataacagaaagaaaCAAGAGAAACAGCCAGGAGCACCAACATCTGCCACGGAAGTTACCTCCTTAATGTGA